The following are from one region of the Halobacteriovorax vibrionivorans genome:
- a CDS encoding vitamin K epoxide reductase/DsbA family protein, whose amino-acid sequence MNDSFLNKLSFNKKILFFVTGLVMFVLSIYLTNHFYQVKFPTGFGAASACNINSFLTCDAATLSPLSNIAGVPISIFGIIIGAMIMFFYMVNKKQAEGGLFILLLLNGIGCLVLFIYSLVMLGTLCPFCTLYYIASWTALYMMYKNDASRDFDVKFFGIAILCMVISGAIAYSFTSSKTKKSSARSAQIVTMFKALKSMGNPTNPSPYRLASATEKFEDAPIQLSVFSDFQCPACNALNLVLPKIEEKYHGKINIQYFFYPLDHNCNDGMQGPLHQLACQAAYLASCSGEEKFKSVHDEIFENQQNLSQTWIDERAKELGVTECMAKPETKQLVVDMINQANTFNVQSTPTQLINGVKIEGVRPLSDYTAIMDHLLEKAKN is encoded by the coding sequence ATGAATGACAGTTTTTTAAACAAATTAAGCTTTAATAAAAAGATCCTATTCTTTGTAACGGGTCTTGTTATGTTTGTCTTATCAATCTATCTGACAAACCACTTCTACCAAGTAAAATTCCCAACAGGTTTTGGGGCCGCATCAGCTTGTAATATCAATTCATTCTTAACTTGTGATGCTGCGACTCTTTCTCCTCTTTCAAATATTGCAGGAGTTCCAATTTCAATATTCGGTATCATTATCGGTGCCATGATTATGTTCTTTTACATGGTTAATAAGAAGCAAGCAGAAGGTGGACTCTTCATTCTTCTTCTACTTAATGGAATTGGTTGTCTGGTTCTCTTCATCTACTCTCTTGTAATGCTTGGAACTTTATGTCCATTCTGTACACTCTACTATATCGCCTCATGGACAGCTCTCTATATGATGTATAAGAACGATGCTTCTCGTGACTTTGATGTGAAATTCTTTGGAATAGCTATTCTATGTATGGTTATTAGTGGAGCTATTGCTTATAGCTTTACTAGCTCAAAAACAAAGAAGTCTTCAGCAAGAAGTGCTCAAATTGTAACAATGTTTAAAGCGCTAAAGAGTATGGGAAATCCAACGAACCCTTCTCCATATCGCCTAGCTTCAGCAACTGAAAAATTTGAAGATGCACCTATTCAATTATCTGTATTTTCAGACTTTCAATGTCCAGCATGTAACGCTCTAAACCTAGTACTGCCTAAGATTGAAGAGAAGTATCACGGTAAGATCAATATTCAATACTTCTTCTACCCACTTGACCACAACTGTAACGATGGAATGCAAGGACCACTTCACCAATTAGCATGTCAGGCCGCTTACCTAGCAAGTTGTTCAGGAGAAGAGAAGTTTAAGTCAGTTCATGATGAGATTTTTGAAAATCAACAAAACCTTTCTCAAACATGGATTGATGAAAGAGCAAAAGAGCTTGGTGTTACTGAATGTATGGCAAAGCCTGAAACTAAGCAGCTTGTTGTTGATATGATCAATCAGGCCAATACTTTCAATGTACAATCAACTCCAACTCAGTTAATTAATGGTGTAAAGATTGAAGGTGTTAGACCTTTAAGTGACTACACTGCGATCATGGATCACCTTTTAGAGAAAGCTAAAAACTAA
- a CDS encoding polyphenol oxidase family protein yields MTNRLYQKQIGEYLFETYDDRPEFEFDEVKQIHSSVIAKSPTNEEIEADGLISSLTLVTPLAIKTADCLPIVVIGELGVANLHAGWRGLAQGIVISDEIKALRPHTFLIGPHISAKNYEVSEEFKQNFPNSNAFKVIEGRLCFDMQQEVEDQIRKNFMSAQVICANICTFANLNYNSFRRNQTTKRNYNILKRN; encoded by the coding sequence ATGACCAATCGACTTTATCAAAAACAAATCGGTGAATATCTCTTTGAAACCTATGACGATAGACCTGAATTTGAATTTGATGAAGTAAAGCAGATTCACTCTTCGGTCATCGCAAAATCACCAACAAATGAAGAAATCGAAGCAGATGGCCTCATTAGTTCACTCACCTTAGTAACTCCTTTGGCCATTAAAACTGCCGACTGTCTTCCTATTGTCGTTATTGGTGAGTTGGGAGTAGCAAATCTTCATGCCGGATGGCGTGGGCTGGCCCAAGGTATCGTTATCAGTGATGAAATCAAGGCACTTAGGCCACATACTTTTCTCATTGGCCCTCATATAAGTGCTAAGAATTACGAAGTTAGTGAAGAATTTAAACAAAACTTTCCTAATTCAAATGCCTTTAAGGTGATAGAAGGCAGGCTGTGCTTTGATATGCAGCAAGAAGTCGAGGATCAAATTAGAAAAAACTTTATGAGTGCTCAAGTCATTTGTGCCAATATATGCACATTTGCAAATCTCAACTATAATAGTTTTAGAAGAAATCAAACAACTAAGAGAAATTACAATATTTTAAAAAGGAATTAA